Proteins encoded by one window of Salvelinus sp. IW2-2015 unplaced genomic scaffold, ASM291031v2 Un_scaffold2012, whole genome shotgun sequence:
- the LOC112072718 gene encoding uncharacterized protein DKFZp434B061-like, whose amino-acid sequence MGCRTHTRFQFTPFATEPPEPPSRLRQHRSPDALSIHPYSCVTSPLLDPSGLSNPSRTPPSVSLYSLQAPMLPPRGGMRTPSCLPPATTMRARAPYPRQVPRLQAHSRYHLPSIVAADSHYHHSSCASPPRYFLFPQPPAPGHHTHPGNVLDAQQHQPRYTAKRLGPSDPHSTRETPATRHRQRAEREPNRGPARPRPEHGPNAHREPEQQRRRTRRQTPSYAGAAGQEPEAQATRGPHAPAASPHADGKKQSNASREPATRRRRRELQRSQPSPRTTAASDAPRPATASARPDAPARRPKRPSRPTATSRQPNASRTRGPQRRQKRRERTAERLHESERRPPQPPRHTPKRSHHAPTATPPRTQAQPRQTPRHAHRQPDARRDPTPTRPRTLHMPATPSTRPRCRRTDASPPRPTSPPTPPSPHGAPGADSASLSLHPPFTILSTKYASSTPPPWAMKIPEPTTRPHRHPSALRPPHHTNHRHPTAHHTLPFASSSSSIVPSSSSSLSSLSHHRHTPHDARSSPTANHSRTLLTAAAPPLRPPPRRTATFKRLVRPRATYSSSSQTPLPGSQPSTPPLSCYPTELHSPPSPPYQYTWSYESSPPHLSHHLGQSPAAPFSVQRVHPPQLLTYTLRRATAAHAHLVSHRARTPQLSVPHPLHTRDPSSRNPRSSPLHPTSQALSPWPHSDPFHAVRPSHLSLPSHPLAHTVNRPLLVTPRSHSQLLATISGPTSCSHYRPRRESIPRLPQSPPAPRHQ is encoded by the exons ATGGGCTGCCGCACACACACTCGCTTCCAGTTCACGCCCTTCGCCACCGAGCCTCCTGAACCTCCCTCGCGCTTGCGCCAGCACCGCTCCCCTGACGCCTTGTCAATACACCCTTACTCGTGCGTCACCAGTCCCCTACTGGACCCCAGCGGCCTGAGCAACCCTTCCCGCACCCCTCCTAGCGTCTCTTTGTACTCTCTGCAAGCTCCAATGCTACCCCCCAGAGGAGGCATGCGAACCCCTAGCTGCCTTCCCCCGGCTACCACCATGCGTGCTCGCGCGCCCTACCCACGCCAAGTGCCTCGCCTGCAGGCTCACTCGCG CTACCACCTTCCTTCAATCGTTGCTGCCGACTCCCACTATCATCACAGCAGCTGCGCCTCGCCTCCGCGCTACTTCCTGTTCCCCCAGCCCCCCGCCCCCGGTCACCACACCCACCCAGGCAATGTCCTAGACGCCCAGCAGCACCA ACCCCGCTACACCGCCAAACGACTCGGCCCCTCAGACCCACACAGCACACGCGAGACGCCCGCAACGCGCCACCGCCAGCGGGCGGAGAGAGAGCCCAACCGAGGGCCAGCCAGGCCGAGGCCCGAGCACGGACCGAACGCGCACCGCGAGCCCGAGCAGCAGCGCAGACGTACCCGCCGCCAGACGCCCAGCTACGCCGGCGCAGCAGGCCAGGAGCCCGAGGCCCAGGCGACCAGAGGACCGCACGCGCCAGCCGCCAGCCCCCACGCCGACGGCAAGAAGCAGAGCAACGCCAGCCGAGAGCCCGCCACGCGCAGACGACGCCGAGAGCTCCAGCGCAGCCAGCCCTCACCGCGCACCACAGCCGCCAGCGACGCGCCACGCCCAGCGACAGCGAGCGCACGCCCAGACGCGCCAGCCCGCCGACCGAAGCGGCCCAGCCGCCCCACGGCAACCAGCCGACAGCCCAACGCCAGCAGGACGAGAGGACCGCAGAGACGGCAGAAGCGAAGGGAGCGCACTGCAGAGCGACTGCACGAGAGCGAGCGTAGACCGCCCCAGCCGCCCAGGCACACCCCGAAGAGGAGCCACCACGCACCGACGGCCACTCCCCCCCGCACGCAAGCCCAGCCACGCCAGACCCCAAGACACGCCCACCGCCAGCCCGACGCACGACGGGACCCCACGCCCACGCGCCCACGCACGCTCCACATGCCCGCCACGCCCAGCACCCGTCCACGCTGTAGACGGACCGACGCCAGCCCCCCAAGGCCCACTAGCCCGCCCACCCCACCGAGCCCCCACGGAGCCCCAGGAGCGGACTCTGCCtcgctctccctccaccctccttttACCATCCTATCGACCAAATACGCCTCAAGCACACCCCCACCCTGGGCGATGAAAATTCCCGAACCAACAACCCGCCCCCATCGCCACCCTTCCGCCCTCCGTCCTCCACACCACACTAATCATCGACACCCGACAGCACACCACACCCTCCCattcgcctcctcctcctcctcaatcgttccttcttcctcctcctccctctcttccctatcACATCACCGTCACACTCCCCACGACGCCC GGTCCAGCCCTACCGCCAACCATAGTCGCACACTCTTGACAGCTGCTGCTCCACCACTGCGGCCACCCCCACGTCGCACGGCAACCTTCAAACGCCTCGTACGCCCACGAGCTACCTACAGCTCCTCCAGTCAAACACCCCTGCCCGGCAGCCAGCCGTCGACGCCGCCACTTAGCTGCTACCCGACCGAGCTACACTCCCCCCCCAGCCCTCCCTACCAGTACACCTGG TCGTACGAGAGCTCACCTCCCCATCTCAGTCACCACCTGGGCCAGAGCCCTGCAGCCCCATTCAGTGTACAGAGAGTCCACCCTCCCCAGCTCCTTACGTACACCCTTCGCCGCGCCACAGCTGCCCACGCCCATCTAGTGTCTCACCGAGCACGTACTCCCCAGCTCTCAGTACCCCACCCGCTGCACACCCGTGACCCATCTAGCCGTAACCCCCGCAGCAGTCCACTCCACCCCACGTCTCAAGCCCTCTCACCCTGGCCGCACAGTGACCCATTTCACGCTGTACGCCCGAGtcacctctccctccctagtCACCCCCTGGCGCACACCGTGAACCGCCCACTCCTAGTGACCCCACGAAGTCACTCCCAGCTCCTAGCTACCATCTCCGGTCCCACCAGCTGCAGCCATTACCGTCCCCGTAGAGAGTCCATCCCCCGTCTCCCCCAGTCACCACCTGCTCCGCGCCACCAGTGA